In a genomic window of Dyadobacter fermentans DSM 18053:
- a CDS encoding metallophosphoesterase family protein, which yields MKRIAQITDIHLMEEWSAQNGADTDTNLKLILQDVGARGIRDIIFTGDIGNPASYQRFFALMKDFDFTIIPGNHDKFADIRPHYQPAYLEGKSEMFHAVEETHFKYIFLDSSSDSVSEMQLRWLENELVTTRHVLLFIHHPVLQVLTAVDFKYPLLNRAAVKELLVRSDREITIFSGHYHTDDFTKEENLTQYVTPAASVQMEKNPLEIVVHSRYYGYRIIELEERSVSTHVVLNHGKGFDAVD from the coding sequence ATGAAACGGATTGCGCAGATAACGGATATTCATTTAATGGAAGAATGGTCGGCACAAAACGGGGCCGATACCGACACGAACCTGAAACTGATCTTACAGGACGTCGGCGCAAGGGGAATCAGGGACATCATTTTTACCGGCGACATTGGGAATCCGGCGTCCTACCAGCGCTTTTTTGCATTGATGAAAGACTTCGATTTTACGATCATTCCCGGTAATCACGACAAGTTTGCGGACATCCGGCCGCATTACCAGCCGGCATACCTGGAAGGAAAAAGTGAAATGTTCCATGCAGTGGAGGAGACGCATTTCAAATACATTTTCCTCGACTCATCGTCAGATTCGGTGAGTGAAATGCAACTTCGGTGGCTTGAAAACGAGCTTGTTACCACCCGACACGTGTTGCTTTTTATCCATCACCCCGTGTTGCAGGTCCTCACCGCTGTCGACTTCAAATACCCGTTGCTGAACCGCGCTGCCGTAAAGGAACTACTCGTGCGCAGCGACCGCGAGATCACCATTTTCAGCGGACACTACCACACCGACGATTTTACCAAAGAAGAGAACCTCACACAATACGTAACCCCGGCCGCATCCGTCCAAATGGAAAAGAACCCGCTGGAAATTGTCGTGCACAGCCGTTATTACGGCTACCGCATCATCGAGCTAGAAGAAAGATCCGTAAGCACGCATGTGGTTTTGAATCATGGTAAAGGGTTTGATGCGGTTGATTGA
- a CDS encoding helix-turn-helix domain-containing protein, which yields MSSGYQEFQPSAELLPYVECYWLHRFETQGERESPVQRCMPFGTLELILHLDDNRCDALFDGQWEKLPPAFLVGLYRDAVQWKTVGSCRKFGIRLRPESALELFKIPIAPLFNQFTDLESCFGKSINRLVDNVYGLREMRDVVRVVENFLRGLLKNTQSGQRHISEATRLIRQSKGRLSIDALSENLFISKRQLERIFKDHYGTTPKMYQRIIRFRNAYEAFSGMSSAPNWADISYKFGYSDQAHFIRDFKDFTSEVPTYIFQDQYQYFRLPDKQVRFA from the coding sequence ATGAGCTCAGGTTATCAGGAATTTCAACCATCTGCCGAATTATTGCCATATGTCGAATGCTACTGGTTGCACCGCTTTGAAACACAAGGCGAACGCGAGTCGCCGGTGCAGCGCTGTATGCCGTTCGGGACGCTGGAACTGATCCTGCACCTGGATGATAACCGATGCGATGCGCTGTTCGACGGGCAATGGGAGAAGTTGCCGCCCGCATTTTTGGTGGGGTTGTACCGCGATGCCGTGCAGTGGAAAACCGTAGGCTCGTGCCGGAAGTTTGGGATACGGCTCCGGCCGGAAAGCGCCCTCGAACTGTTCAAAATACCGATAGCGCCGTTGTTTAACCAGTTTACCGACCTCGAAAGCTGCTTTGGAAAGAGCATTAACCGCCTTGTCGATAACGTATATGGGTTACGGGAGATGCGGGATGTGGTGCGGGTGGTGGAGAACTTCCTGCGGGGACTTTTGAAAAATACACAGTCGGGGCAGCGCCATATTTCCGAAGCCACGCGGCTGATCCGCCAGTCGAAAGGGAGGCTGTCAATCGACGCACTAAGCGAGAATTTGTTCATCAGCAAGCGCCAGCTTGAAAGGATTTTCAAAGACCATTACGGCACCACACCCAAAATGTACCAGCGCATTATCCGGTTCAGGAATGCTTACGAAGCTTTTTCGGGAATGTCGTCGGCGCCCAACTGGGCCGATATTTCCTATAAATTCGGCTATTCCGATCAGGCGCATTTCATCCGCGATTTCAAGGATTTTACAAGCGAAGTGCCTACTTATATATTTCAGGATCAATACCAGTATTTCAGGTTACCCGACAAGCAGGTGAGGTTCGCCTGA
- a CDS encoding c-type cytochrome, producing MKIVYLAASVAVWSVCAFTKALETPKRAVQKLSESAHANAVVVSKEDVVKRGEYLVTIMGCADCHAPKKMTPQGPAPDMDRFLSGHNSSQPLGTFDKSILKTGEWVVFNGQSTAFAGPWGMSFAANLTPDETGIGTWTFEQFNTAMRRGKFKGLETSRPLMPPMPWFNYVNMAEEDMRAIFAYLKSIKPVSNVVPAYIPPAP from the coding sequence ATGAAAATCGTTTACCTGGCCGCTTCTGTGGCCGTTTGGTCGGTTTGTGCCTTTACGAAGGCCCTCGAAACACCTAAGCGGGCTGTCCAAAAGCTGTCCGAATCCGCGCATGCCAATGCCGTAGTAGTCTCCAAAGAAGATGTGGTAAAGCGGGGCGAGTACCTCGTGACCATCATGGGTTGCGCCGATTGTCATGCACCCAAAAAGATGACGCCACAAGGGCCTGCGCCGGATATGGACCGGTTCCTGTCGGGGCACAATAGCAGCCAGCCGCTGGGGACTTTTGATAAAAGTATCCTCAAAACGGGCGAATGGGTCGTTTTTAACGGTCAAAGCACTGCATTTGCCGGTCCGTGGGGCATGTCGTTTGCAGCCAACCTCACGCCCGATGAGACGGGCATCGGCACGTGGACGTTCGAGCAGTTCAATACTGCCATGCGCAGAGGCAAATTCAAAGGCCTCGAAACCAGCCGCCCGCTTATGCCGCCTATGCCGTGGTTCAACTATGTGAATATGGCCGAAGAAGACATGCGTGCCATTTTCGCCTACCTGAAATCCATTAAACCGGTATCGAACGTAGTGCCGGCCTACATTCCGCCGGCACCGTGA
- a CDS encoding DNA repair protein RadA — protein MKTKKIHLALLLAPTLWLASFIPATAQAATSEAYVESDKGYWQVHTDPNSRNTVVQFFDGGNHLLYQESMARKYVKLSKRNVRLFNDLLAKLMARELLSEKIKTYDIIADSRTDYRSMSEPESSLPASDVNVKTAMTNVYVVQQGKMKVILKNPAQESYDIRIIDSEMRTIYHETVNELTYGRWFDVSKLGEGAYSVHISSPRKKLNYKLLVDHYLGYRLADLK, from the coding sequence ATGAAAACAAAGAAAATTCACCTTGCCCTTTTATTGGCGCCGACCCTCTGGCTGGCCAGTTTCATTCCCGCAACGGCGCAGGCTGCCACCTCCGAGGCTTATGTAGAATCCGATAAAGGTTACTGGCAGGTCCACACCGACCCGAATTCGCGCAATACCGTGGTGCAGTTTTTCGACGGCGGCAATCATTTGCTCTACCAGGAGTCGATGGCCCGCAAGTATGTGAAGCTTTCCAAACGAAATGTGCGGCTTTTCAACGACCTGCTTGCCAAACTGATGGCGCGCGAGCTGCTATCCGAAAAAATTAAGACGTACGACATCATCGCCGACAGCCGGACGGACTACCGCAGCATGTCGGAGCCGGAATCGTCGTTGCCGGCGTCGGATGTGAACGTGAAAACGGCGATGACCAATGTGTATGTGGTGCAGCAGGGAAAAATGAAAGTGATCCTCAAGAATCCCGCCCAGGAAAGCTATGACATTCGCATTATCGACAGCGAAATGCGCACAATTTATCATGAAACCGTCAACGAGCTCACTTACGGGCGCTGGTTCGATGTTTCGAAACTCGGCGAGGGCGCTTACAGCGTGCATATCAGCAGCCCGCGGAAAAAATTGAACTACAAGCTGCTGGTCGACCATTACCTCGGTTACCGGCTGGCGGATTTGAAATGA